The following proteins come from a genomic window of Malus sylvestris chromosome 4, drMalSylv7.2, whole genome shotgun sequence:
- the LOC126618179 gene encoding uncharacterized protein LOC126618179 codes for MNYLFWNCRGLGSDPVVRALRGLIRKHRPFMIFLSETKMKDHRIDGIRRCMGYSFGFHVSPIGRAGGLSLWWHESMNVNILFSSTHIIDVCFCMEDCRSWVRCTFVYGTPYRRENMDFWNWMTTYFGSTDIPWLCGGDFNEFVWDHEKSGRARVLYNRPGYLNNFLNAADLMDLGFIGPKFTWRGMRYGNLVEERLDRVAVNFLWQNLWPHTSVIHETVIGSDHCPIVVQSQPSASKGKRLFRFEAFWAKEEDCKDLVTKCWSSPGKGRWLDTWHQKLSVCKSHLITWSRNKFKKHGLEIEELVHHLDLLQLHWEDNVEEIQVVSNRVDQLREQEELYWLQRSRVNWLRDGDANTAFFHRTTLQRRRVNSIVKLKDVDDHWVDDGRRVFTLVEDHFQSLYTSVGSRDWGNILNCLEPMVSELMNADLIKPVSEEEIKAAVHQMGGLKAPGLDGFQGIFYHSFWDIIVAEILSKVLANRLQPLLPLLISPMQNAFIADRQIQENLGLAHELFHFLKLRKTKQKFEMCVKLDMQKAYDRVEWDFLEAVLLKLGFSRDWTNLVMNCRGVDDGRLNGIHMNPRGPCISHLFFTDDTLICLQATQRNGENIMHILNQYCLASGQMMNFQKCSVYFGRNTPAQVRSQLGSLLGMPSVSDPGVYLGLPAIWGRSKRSSLAFVKRRVFGKIQGWKQSALSFAGKEVLLKAVVQAIPTYPMNLFKFPVAVCKDLDSMSAGFLWGDCGGHRRIHWVNWDTLGRPKYEGGLGFRNFQDFNDALLVKQCWRLILNPNSLWAQTLKARDTRLWVDRWLPSLPLGHPIPSSPTSVTLNTKVPLSRSRPSPILDPRWSPPSAPFIKVNVDASWCQMDGMARLAAVLRDHNGLFVAARKWSIGVPSVVFAEALAMLKGCELAAELGFRWIVAESDSLEVVSSLKGDIAQGSWEVFPILESILWLGSSFQGCHWSWVPRLANQSADHLTSRSNLKMCGITWVRRPPSSLVHILNKDGLPCPP; via the exons ATGAATTACCTTTTTTGGAACTGCCGTGGTCTAGGGTCGGACCCAGTAGTTCGGGCCCTTCGTGGGCTGATCAGGAAACATAGACCCTTTATGATCTTTTTATCTGAGACGAAAATGAAAGATCATAGGATTGATGGTATTCGTAGGTGTATGGGGTACTCTTTTGGCTTCCATGTTTCGCCTATTGGTCGGGCAGGGGGATTAAGTTTATGGTGGCATGAGTCGATGAATGTTAATATCCTATTTTCTTCTACTCACATTATTGATGTGTGTTTCTGCATGGAGGATTGTCGCTCCTGGGTGCGTTGTACTTTTGTTTATGGTACGCCGTACAGAAGAGAAAATATGGATTTCTGGAATTGGATGACTACCTACTTTGGTTCGACGGATATTCCCTGGCTTTGTGGTGGGGATTTCAATGAGTTTGTGTGGGACCATGAGAAATCTGGGAGAGCTCGTGTTCTTTACAATAGACCTGGATACTTGAACAATTTCTTGAATGCGGCTGATTTGATGGATCTGGGGTTCATTGGTCCGAAGTTCACGTGGCGTGGTATGCGGTATGGTAATCTTGTTGAGGAAAGGTTAGACAGGGTGGCTGTTAACTTTCTTTGGCAAAATCTTTGGCCCCATACTTCAGTCATTCATGAGACGGTGATTGGCTCGGACCATTGCCCAATCGTGGTTCAATCCCAGCCCTCTGCGAGTAAGGGTAAACGGCTGTTCCGTTTTGAGGCTTTCTGGGCTAAGGAAGAGGATTGTAAGGATTTGGTGACAAAGTGTTGGAGCTCTCCAGGTAAGGGGCGGTGGCTCGATACGTGGCATCAGAAACTCTCAGTCTGTAAATCTCATTTAATCACTTGGAGTCGAAACAAGTTTAAGAAGCACGGTTTGGAGATCGAGGAGTTGGTGCATCATCTGGATTTGCTTCAGCTTCATTGGGAGGATAATGTTGAGGAGATACAGGTCGTCTCTAATCGCGTTGATCAGTTGCGTGAACAGGAGGAGCTATATTGGTTGCAGAGGTCTAGAGTCAACTGGTTACGTGATGGTGATGCCAATACTGCTTTCTTCCATCGCACGACTCTTCAAAGGAGACGGGTTAATTCAATTGTTAAGTTGAAAGATGTGGATGACCATTGGGTGGATGATGGTAGGAGGGTCTTCACCTTAGTGGAGGATCACTTTCAATCCCTTTATACTTCTGTGGGTAGTAGGGATTGGGGTAATATACTTAACTGTTTGGAGCCTATGGTTTCGGAGTTAATGAATGCTGATCTTATTAAGCCTGTTTCTGAGGAGGAGATTAAGGCTGCTGTTCATCAAATGGGGGGTTTGAAGGCACCGGGACTGGACGGGTTTCAAGGTATTTTTTATCACTCATTCTGGGACATTATTGTTGCTGAG ATTCTTTCCAAGGTGTTGGCAAATCGTTTGCAACCTTTGCTGCCTCTGTTAATCTCGCCTATGCAGAACGCTTTTATTGCGGATAGGCAAATTCAGGAGAACCTTGGGCTTGCCCATGAATTGTTCCATTTCTTGAAGCTGAGGAAAACTAAGCAGAAGTTTGAGATGTGTGTTAAATTGGACATGCAAAAGGCGTATGACCGAGTTGAATGGGACTTCTTGGAAGCGGTTTTGTTAAAGCTCGGTTTTAGTCGAGACTGGACCAATTTGGTCATGAACTGT AGGGGAGTGGATGATGGGCGGCTTAACGGTATCCACATGAATCCTCGTGGTCCTTGTATCTCGCACCTGTTTTTCACGGATGATACTTTAATCTGCCTTCAGGCGACTCAGAGAAATGGTGAAAATATTATGCATATCCTCAACCAGTATTGTTTGGCCTCGGGTCAGATGATGAATTTTCAAAAGTGTAGTGTGTACTTTGGTCGGAACACTCCAGCTCAGGTGAGGTCGCAGCTTGGCTCCTTATTAGGTATGCCGTCGGTGTCCGACCCGGGGGTGTACCTTGGGCTGCCTGCCATTTGGGGAAGATCTAAGCGTAGTAGCCTTGCTTTTGTGAAAAGGAGAGTGTTCGGAAAGATTCAGGGCTGGAAGCAATCTGCTCTCTCTTTTGCGGGGAAGGAAGTTTTACTGAAGGCTGTTGTTCAAGCTATTCCTACCTACCCtatgaatttgtttaaattccCGGTTGCTGTTTGCAAAGACCTAGACTCTATGTCTGCGGGCTTTCTATGGGGTGACTGTGGTGGGCATAGGAGGATTCATTGGGTGAATTGGGATACTCTGGGTCGGCCTAAATATGAAGGGGGTTTGGGATTTCGGAATTTCCAGGACTTCAATGATGCGTTGTTAGTCAAACAATGTTGGCGTTTGATTCTTAATCCTAATTCGTTATGGGCTCAGACGCTAAAGGCACG GGATACTCGACTTTGGGTTGATAGATGGCTACCCTCTCTTCCTCTTGGGCACCCTATTCCCAGTTCTCCCACTTCTGTCACTCTGAATACCAAG GTTCCTTTGTCCCGATCCCGACCTTCCCCCATTCTGGATCCTCGTTGGTCCCCCCCATCTGCTCCCTTCATTAAAGTTAATGTTGATGCTAGCTGGTGTCAGATGGATGGTATGGCTAGGTTGGCTGCGGTGCTGAGGGATCATAATGGGCTTTTTGTTGCGGCCCGCAAGTGGTCTATTGGTGTTCCGTCCGTGGTGTTCGCTGAAGCTTTGGCGATGCTAAAGGGCTGTGAGTTGGCGGCTGAATTGGGCTTTCGGTGGATTGTTGCTGAATCGGACTCGCTTGAGGTAGTCTCATCTTTGAAGGGTGATATTGCTCAGGGCAGCTGGGAAGTGTTCCCCATCCTGGAATCTATTTTATGGTTGGGGAGTTCTTTTCAGGGCTGTCActggtcttgggttccaagaCTGGCCAATCAGTCGGCGGACCATCTAACGTCGAGGTCTAATTTGAAGATGTGCGGCATCACTTGGGTCAGGCGACCCCCATCTTCTTTGGTTCACATTCTTAACAAAGATGGTCTTCCTTGCCCTCCATAA